In one window of Phyllopteryx taeniolatus isolate TA_2022b chromosome 23, UOR_Ptae_1.2, whole genome shotgun sequence DNA:
- the rcor2 gene encoding REST corepressor 2 isoform X1, with protein MCSGSALVSCETMPSVMERSGAAGVLSRSRTKTVTNGNSQPHSEEESSDEEHAHDSMIRVGGDYQAQIPDFKPDIPARYAEKEQRSMLVWRPNSQLSDAMLDKYILMAKEKHGYNMEQALGMLLWHKHDVERSLADLANFTPFPDEWTVEDKVLFEQAFSFHGKSFHRIQQMLPDKLISSLVKYYYGWKKTRTRTSVMDRQARRLVSKREKDDSNDEPEEGEPGSDSDLELDAKKEAAKQNSNGAASDKVVPGRSGPIKKENIGAQYRHHPLRARRRPPKGMHLERADITSLSASHDSGVLTIRQLDAQLVSLKRQVQSIKQNSSSLKLSLNGGVDTFRPTEPAPKMNARWSTEEQLLAVQAIRRYGKDFPAIADVIGNKTSAQVSSFFVSYRRRFNLDEVLREWAAEQVAVRDLRRSGEEAVAASEGAAEEEEVRTEDSSSDAAGGSSPRSSARTPSSLSQPPPLLRPAPPSAPPGLLRQPPPLQTRPLQNRAPHNHPPPPLIRPAVTSSSGSSVLRASPPGCSPPSLVGIKVEQANSH; from the exons ATGTGTTCAGGCTCTGCGCTGGTGTCTTGCGAAACCATGCCCTCGGTGATGGAGCGCTCCGGGGCCGCCGGCGTGCTGTCCCGGAGCCGGACCAAGACGGTAACCAACGGCAACAGCCAACCGCATTCCGAGGAGGAGAGCAGCGACGAGGAGCACGCTCACG ACAGCATGATCCGAGTGGGAGGAGACTACCAGGCCCAGATCCCGGATTTTAAACCAG ACATCCCGGCACGTTACGCTGAGAAGGAGCAGAGGAGCATGTTGGTGTGGCGTCCCAACAGTCAGCTGTCGGATGCCATGC TGGATAAATACATCCTGATGGCGAAAGAAAAACATGGCTACAACATGGAGCAG GCCCTGGGCATGCTGCTGTGGCACAAGCACGATGTGGAGCGCTCGCTGGCCGACTTGGCCAACTTCACGCCCTTCCCCGACGAGTGGACGGTGGAGGACAAAGTGCTGTTCGAACAGGCCTTCAGCTTccacgggaagagcttccaccGCATCCAGCAGATG CTTCCTGACAAGCTGATCTCCAGCCTGGTGAAATACTACTACGGCTGGAAGAAGACACGAACCAGAACCTCCGTCATGGACCGGCAGGCCAGGAGGCTGGTGAGCAAGAGGGAGAAAGACGATAG CAATGATGAACCCGAGGAAGGAGAGCCCGGCAGCGACAGCGACTTAGAGCTTGATGCCAAGAAGGAG GCAGCCAAACAGAACTCCAACGGCGCCGCCTCGGACAAGGTCGTCCCCGGTCGCTCCGGCCCGATCAAGAAGGAGAACATCGGGGCTCAGTACCGCCACCACCCGCTCCGAGCGCGCCGCCGGCCGCCCAAGGGCATGCACCTGGAGCGGGCCGACATCACGTCGCTGTCCGCCTCGCACGACTCCGGCGTGCTGACCATAAGACAGCTGGACGCACAGCTGGTGTCGCTCAAGCGACAG GTCCAAAGTATTAAACAGAACAGCAGCAGTTTGAAACTGAGTCTGAACGGAGGCGTCGACACTTTCAGACCCACTGAG CCCGCCCCCAAGATGAACGCCCGCTGGAGTACAGAAGAGCAGCTGCTGGCCGTGCAAG CGATCCGCCGCTACGGCAAAGACTTTCCAGCCATTGCCGACGTGATTGGAAACAAGACGTCTGCTCAG GTGAGCTCGTTCTTCGTGAGCTACCGCCGCAGGTTCAATCTGGACGAGGTGCTGAGGGAGTGGGCCGCCGAGCAGGTGGCCGTCCGAGACCTGAGGAGGAGCGGCGAAGAGGCGGTGGCTGCGTCAGAAGGGGCagcggaggaggaagag GTCAGGACGGAGGACTCGTCTTCAGATGCGGCCGGGGGCTCCTCGCCCCGCTCCTCCGCCCGGACCCCCTCGTCGCTGTCCCAGCCTCCCCCGCTGCTGCGCCCGGCGCCGCCCTCGGCCCCGCCCGGCCTCCTGCGCCAGCCTCCGCCGCTGCAGACCCGCCCGCTGCAGAACCGTGCCCCTCACAACCACCCGCCGCCGCCCCTCATCCGGCCCGCCGTCACCTCCTCGTCCGGTAGCTCCGTCCTCAGGGCTTCTCCTCCCGGTTGCTCGCCGCCGTCGCTGGTGGGGATCAAGGTGGAGCAGGCCAACTCTCACTAG
- the plaa gene encoding phospholipase A-2-activating protein isoform X3, with protein MLPEQGLMLSASADKTIKLWKAGQCERTFTGHEDCVRGLVVISSTEFFSCSNDTSIRRWLVTGECAQVYYGHTNYIYSIAVFPNSRDFVSTGEDRTLRIWRSGECTQTLRLPTQSVWCCCILPNGDIAVGASDGIIRVFTEAEDRMASAGDLQAFEDELSNATIDPKTGDLGDIKIEELPGREHLNEPGNRDGQTRLIKDGQKVEAYQWSVSDGRWMKIGDVVGGSNQQTSKSVMYEGKEYDYVFTIDVNEGGPSMKLPYNVSEDPWLTAHNFLQKNDLSPMFLDQVANFIIENTKGHVVGAAQPDGGDPFTGGARYIPGSADGRPNFGGDPFTGSGRYIPGSGPSSVAPEGVSDPFTGGGAYSSAKCTNIYFPKTDGVTFEQANISQIVGKLKELNAGAPQEHKLSGDFLESLERLLVSVCGPNEGPPTIQQINLLWKASHWPEDIVFPVLDILRLAVRHPQVNESLCGEAEGVQLCNHLLSLMRPEGRAANQMLALRILCNCFSRRHGQALLMAQREAVLSRAADLAAVCNKNIHIALATLVLNYAGCLHNQPDLEAKAQCLSVASRALETVQDKEAVFRLLVALGTTVASDQTAQDLARSLGVGAQISLYATVSDPSKLGECCQLLLKELQ; from the exons ATGTTGCCCGAACAAGGACTCATGCTGTCTGCGTCGGCGGACAAAACCATAAAGCTTTGGAAAGCCGGACAATGCGAGAGGACGTTTACAG GCCACGAGGACTGCGTACGGGGACTTGTAGTCATCAGCAGCACTGAGTTCTTCTCTTGCAGCAATGACACCAGCATCAGGCGGTGGCTGGTGACAGGCGAATGTGCGCAGGTGTACTACGGCCACACAAACTACATCTACAGCATTGCCGTCTTCCCTAATAGTCGAG ATTTTGTGAGCACAGGAGAGGACCGGACTCTGCGAATCTGGAGGAGCGGGGAGTGTACGCAGACTCTCCGCCTGCCCACTCAGTCGGTGTGGTGCTGCTGCATCCTACCCAATGGCGACATTGCCGTCGGTGCGAG CGATGGCATCATCCGAGTGTTTACTGAGGCCGAGGACCGCATGGCGAGCGCAGGGGACCTTCAGGCTTTTGAGGATGAGCTCTCGAACGCCACCATCGACCCCAAGACGGGAGACCTCGGAGACATCAAAATCGAGGAGCTTCCTGGGCGGGAACATCTGAACGAGCCTG GGAATCGCGATGGACAGACACGGCTGATTAAAGACGGGCAGAAGGTGGAGGCGTACCAGTGGAGTGTCAGCGACGGTCGCTGGATGAAAATCGGCGATGTCGTCGGGGGCTCAAACCAGCAGACGTCCAAAAGTGTCATGTATGAAGGAAAG GAGTACGATTATGTCTTCACAATTGACGTGAACGAGGGCGGTCCGTCCATGAAGCTGCCTTACAACGTGTCCGAGGACCCCTGGCTGACGGCGCACAACTTTTTGCAGAAGAACGACCTCAGTCCCATGTTCCTGGACCAGGTTGCCAATTTCATCATCGAAAACACCAAAGGACACGTGGTGGGAGCCGCGCAGCCCGATGGTGGTGACCCGTTCACTG GAGGAGCTCGGTACATCCCCGGGTCCGCGGACGGACGGCCGAATTTTGGAGGCGATCCGTTCACAG GCTCTGGTCGTTACATCCCAGGCTCCGGCCCTAGCTCGGTTGCTCCTGAAGGTGTGTCAGATCCCTTCACAG GTGGAGGTGCTTATTCTTCAGCGAAATGCACCAACATTTACTTCCCCAAGACTGATGGCGTGACCTTTGAGCAAGCCAATATTTCTCAAATTGTTG GCAAGCTGAAAGAGCTGAACGCAGGGGCCCCTCAGGAGCACAAACTCTCTGGAGACTTCCTAGAAAGTCTGGAAAGGCTGCTGGTCTCCGTCTGTGGCCCAAACGAGGGCCCGCCGACAATTCAACAGATCAACCTCCTCTGGAAAGCCTCCCACTGGCCTGAAG ATATTGTGTTTCCAGTCCTGGACATTCTAAGGCTGGCTGTGCGCCACCCGCAGGTCAATGAGAGCCTGTGCGGCGAGGCAGAGGGCGTCCAGCTGTGCAACCACCTCCTGAGCCTGATGAGGCCCGAGGGCCGCGCCGCCAATCAGATGCTGGCGCTGAGGATCCTGTGCAACTGCTTCAGCCGCAGGCACGGCCAAGCGCTCCTCATGGCCCAGCGCGAAGCCGTGCTGTCGCGGGCCGCCGACTTGGCCGCCGTGTGCAATAAGAACATCCACATCGCTCTGGCCACACTGGTGCTGAACTACGCCGGCTGCCTGCACAATCAACCCGACCTGGAGGCCAAAGCGCAGTGCCTGTCTGTGGCCAGCCGGGCGCTCGAGACCGTTCAGGACAAGGAAGCTGTGTTTCGACTGCTGGTTGCGCTGGGAACCACCGTGGCCTCCGACCAAACGGCCCAGGACCTGGCCCGCTCCCTGGGGGTCGGCGCGCAAATTTCCCTATACGCAACCGTATCTGATCCCTCCAAGCTCGGTGAGTGTTGTCAGCTGCTTTTAAAAGAACTCCAATGA
- the plaa gene encoding phospholipase A-2-activating protein isoform X2, whose protein sequence is MEENTAPSNSYRLRCSIPGHEMDVRGLAAAVFSEGAFVSVSRDRTGRIWVPNSSPDNGFTEMQCMSGHSNFVSCVCVIAPSEMYPRGLIATGGNDNNICVFTVDQPQPLYTLKGHKNTVCTLSSGKFGTLLSGSWDTSAKVWLSEKCMMTLQGHSAAVWAVAMLPEQGLMLSASADKTIKLWKAGQCERTFTDFVSTGEDRTLRIWRSGECTQTLRLPTQSVWCCCILPNGDIAVGASDGIIRVFTEAEDRMASAGDLQAFEDELSNATIDPKTGDLGDIKIEELPGREHLNEPGNRDGQTRLIKDGQKVEAYQWSVSDGRWMKIGDVVGGSNQQTSKSVMYEGKEYDYVFTIDVNEGGPSMKLPYNVSEDPWLTAHNFLQKNDLSPMFLDQVANFIIENTKGHVVGAAQPDGGDPFTGGARYIPGSADGRPNFGGDPFTGSGRYIPGSGPSSVAPEGVSDPFTGGGAYSSAKCTNIYFPKTDGVTFEQANISQIVGKLKELNAGAPQEHKLSGDFLESLERLLVSVCGPNEGPPTIQQINLLWKASHWPEDIVFPVLDILRLAVRHPQVNESLCGEAEGVQLCNHLLSLMRPEGRAANQMLALRILCNCFSRRHGQALLMAQREAVLSRAADLAAVCNKNIHIALATLVLNYAGCLHNQPDLEAKAQCLSVASRALETVQDKEAVFRLLVALGTTVASDQTAQDLARSLGVGAQISLYATVSDPSKLGECCQLLLKELQ, encoded by the exons ATGGAGGAAAACACGGCCCCATCCAACTCTTACAGACTCAGATGCTCCATTCCCGGCCACGAAATGGACGTTCGGGGGCTCGCAGCTGCTGTTTTCTCGGAAGGAGCGTTCGTTTCTGTTTCCAGAGACCGGACCGGAAGGATCTGGGTCCCAAACTCAAG CCCGGACAACGGTTTCACGGAGATGCAATGTATGTCCGGCCACTCGAATTTTGTATCGTGCGTATGCGTCATCGCACCGAGTGAAATGTACCCCCGAGGACTCATCGCCACCGGGGGGAACGATAATAACATTTGCGTATTCACAGTGGACCAACCACAGCCCTTGTACACTCTAAAAGGTCACAAAAACACAG TTTGTACTTTGTCTTCTGGTAAGTTCGGGACACTTTTGAGTGGCTCTTGGGACACCAGCGCCAAAGTGTGGCTGAGTGAGAAGTGCATGATGACGCTGCAG GGCCATTCCGCGGCAGTGTGGGCAGTGGCCATGTTGCCCGAACAAGGACTCATGCTGTCTGCGTCGGCGGACAAAACCATAAAGCTTTGGAAAGCCGGACAATGCGAGAGGACGTTTACAG ATTTTGTGAGCACAGGAGAGGACCGGACTCTGCGAATCTGGAGGAGCGGGGAGTGTACGCAGACTCTCCGCCTGCCCACTCAGTCGGTGTGGTGCTGCTGCATCCTACCCAATGGCGACATTGCCGTCGGTGCGAG CGATGGCATCATCCGAGTGTTTACTGAGGCCGAGGACCGCATGGCGAGCGCAGGGGACCTTCAGGCTTTTGAGGATGAGCTCTCGAACGCCACCATCGACCCCAAGACGGGAGACCTCGGAGACATCAAAATCGAGGAGCTTCCTGGGCGGGAACATCTGAACGAGCCTG GGAATCGCGATGGACAGACACGGCTGATTAAAGACGGGCAGAAGGTGGAGGCGTACCAGTGGAGTGTCAGCGACGGTCGCTGGATGAAAATCGGCGATGTCGTCGGGGGCTCAAACCAGCAGACGTCCAAAAGTGTCATGTATGAAGGAAAG GAGTACGATTATGTCTTCACAATTGACGTGAACGAGGGCGGTCCGTCCATGAAGCTGCCTTACAACGTGTCCGAGGACCCCTGGCTGACGGCGCACAACTTTTTGCAGAAGAACGACCTCAGTCCCATGTTCCTGGACCAGGTTGCCAATTTCATCATCGAAAACACCAAAGGACACGTGGTGGGAGCCGCGCAGCCCGATGGTGGTGACCCGTTCACTG GAGGAGCTCGGTACATCCCCGGGTCCGCGGACGGACGGCCGAATTTTGGAGGCGATCCGTTCACAG GCTCTGGTCGTTACATCCCAGGCTCCGGCCCTAGCTCGGTTGCTCCTGAAGGTGTGTCAGATCCCTTCACAG GTGGAGGTGCTTATTCTTCAGCGAAATGCACCAACATTTACTTCCCCAAGACTGATGGCGTGACCTTTGAGCAAGCCAATATTTCTCAAATTGTTG GCAAGCTGAAAGAGCTGAACGCAGGGGCCCCTCAGGAGCACAAACTCTCTGGAGACTTCCTAGAAAGTCTGGAAAGGCTGCTGGTCTCCGTCTGTGGCCCAAACGAGGGCCCGCCGACAATTCAACAGATCAACCTCCTCTGGAAAGCCTCCCACTGGCCTGAAG ATATTGTGTTTCCAGTCCTGGACATTCTAAGGCTGGCTGTGCGCCACCCGCAGGTCAATGAGAGCCTGTGCGGCGAGGCAGAGGGCGTCCAGCTGTGCAACCACCTCCTGAGCCTGATGAGGCCCGAGGGCCGCGCCGCCAATCAGATGCTGGCGCTGAGGATCCTGTGCAACTGCTTCAGCCGCAGGCACGGCCAAGCGCTCCTCATGGCCCAGCGCGAAGCCGTGCTGTCGCGGGCCGCCGACTTGGCCGCCGTGTGCAATAAGAACATCCACATCGCTCTGGCCACACTGGTGCTGAACTACGCCGGCTGCCTGCACAATCAACCCGACCTGGAGGCCAAAGCGCAGTGCCTGTCTGTGGCCAGCCGGGCGCTCGAGACCGTTCAGGACAAGGAAGCTGTGTTTCGACTGCTGGTTGCGCTGGGAACCACCGTGGCCTCCGACCAAACGGCCCAGGACCTGGCCCGCTCCCTGGGGGTCGGCGCGCAAATTTCCCTATACGCAACCGTATCTGATCCCTCCAAGCTCGGTGAGTGTTGTCAGCTGCTTTTAAAAGAACTCCAATGA
- the rcor2 gene encoding REST corepressor 2 isoform X2 — MPSVMERSGAAGVLSRSRTKTVTNGNSQPHSEEESSDEEHAHDSMIRVGGDYQAQIPDFKPDIPARYAEKEQRSMLVWRPNSQLSDAMLDKYILMAKEKHGYNMEQALGMLLWHKHDVERSLADLANFTPFPDEWTVEDKVLFEQAFSFHGKSFHRIQQMLPDKLISSLVKYYYGWKKTRTRTSVMDRQARRLVSKREKDDSNDEPEEGEPGSDSDLELDAKKEAAKQNSNGAASDKVVPGRSGPIKKENIGAQYRHHPLRARRRPPKGMHLERADITSLSASHDSGVLTIRQLDAQLVSLKRQVQSIKQNSSSLKLSLNGGVDTFRPTEPAPKMNARWSTEEQLLAVQAIRRYGKDFPAIADVIGNKTSAQVSSFFVSYRRRFNLDEVLREWAAEQVAVRDLRRSGEEAVAASEGAAEEEEVRTEDSSSDAAGGSSPRSSARTPSSLSQPPPLLRPAPPSAPPGLLRQPPPLQTRPLQNRAPHNHPPPPLIRPAVTSSSGSSVLRASPPGCSPPSLVGIKVEQANSH, encoded by the exons ATGCCCTCGGTGATGGAGCGCTCCGGGGCCGCCGGCGTGCTGTCCCGGAGCCGGACCAAGACGGTAACCAACGGCAACAGCCAACCGCATTCCGAGGAGGAGAGCAGCGACGAGGAGCACGCTCACG ACAGCATGATCCGAGTGGGAGGAGACTACCAGGCCCAGATCCCGGATTTTAAACCAG ACATCCCGGCACGTTACGCTGAGAAGGAGCAGAGGAGCATGTTGGTGTGGCGTCCCAACAGTCAGCTGTCGGATGCCATGC TGGATAAATACATCCTGATGGCGAAAGAAAAACATGGCTACAACATGGAGCAG GCCCTGGGCATGCTGCTGTGGCACAAGCACGATGTGGAGCGCTCGCTGGCCGACTTGGCCAACTTCACGCCCTTCCCCGACGAGTGGACGGTGGAGGACAAAGTGCTGTTCGAACAGGCCTTCAGCTTccacgggaagagcttccaccGCATCCAGCAGATG CTTCCTGACAAGCTGATCTCCAGCCTGGTGAAATACTACTACGGCTGGAAGAAGACACGAACCAGAACCTCCGTCATGGACCGGCAGGCCAGGAGGCTGGTGAGCAAGAGGGAGAAAGACGATAG CAATGATGAACCCGAGGAAGGAGAGCCCGGCAGCGACAGCGACTTAGAGCTTGATGCCAAGAAGGAG GCAGCCAAACAGAACTCCAACGGCGCCGCCTCGGACAAGGTCGTCCCCGGTCGCTCCGGCCCGATCAAGAAGGAGAACATCGGGGCTCAGTACCGCCACCACCCGCTCCGAGCGCGCCGCCGGCCGCCCAAGGGCATGCACCTGGAGCGGGCCGACATCACGTCGCTGTCCGCCTCGCACGACTCCGGCGTGCTGACCATAAGACAGCTGGACGCACAGCTGGTGTCGCTCAAGCGACAG GTCCAAAGTATTAAACAGAACAGCAGCAGTTTGAAACTGAGTCTGAACGGAGGCGTCGACACTTTCAGACCCACTGAG CCCGCCCCCAAGATGAACGCCCGCTGGAGTACAGAAGAGCAGCTGCTGGCCGTGCAAG CGATCCGCCGCTACGGCAAAGACTTTCCAGCCATTGCCGACGTGATTGGAAACAAGACGTCTGCTCAG GTGAGCTCGTTCTTCGTGAGCTACCGCCGCAGGTTCAATCTGGACGAGGTGCTGAGGGAGTGGGCCGCCGAGCAGGTGGCCGTCCGAGACCTGAGGAGGAGCGGCGAAGAGGCGGTGGCTGCGTCAGAAGGGGCagcggaggaggaagag GTCAGGACGGAGGACTCGTCTTCAGATGCGGCCGGGGGCTCCTCGCCCCGCTCCTCCGCCCGGACCCCCTCGTCGCTGTCCCAGCCTCCCCCGCTGCTGCGCCCGGCGCCGCCCTCGGCCCCGCCCGGCCTCCTGCGCCAGCCTCCGCCGCTGCAGACCCGCCCGCTGCAGAACCGTGCCCCTCACAACCACCCGCCGCCGCCCCTCATCCGGCCCGCCGTCACCTCCTCGTCCGGTAGCTCCGTCCTCAGGGCTTCTCCTCCCGGTTGCTCGCCGCCGTCGCTGGTGGGGATCAAGGTGGAGCAGGCCAACTCTCACTAG
- the plaa gene encoding phospholipase A-2-activating protein isoform X1 — translation MEENTAPSNSYRLRCSIPGHEMDVRGLAAAVFSEGAFVSVSRDRTGRIWVPNSSPDNGFTEMQCMSGHSNFVSCVCVIAPSEMYPRGLIATGGNDNNICVFTVDQPQPLYTLKGHKNTVCTLSSGKFGTLLSGSWDTSAKVWLSEKCMMTLQGHSAAVWAVAMLPEQGLMLSASADKTIKLWKAGQCERTFTGHEDCVRGLVVISSTEFFSCSNDTSIRRWLVTGECAQVYYGHTNYIYSIAVFPNSRDFVSTGEDRTLRIWRSGECTQTLRLPTQSVWCCCILPNGDIAVGASDGIIRVFTEAEDRMASAGDLQAFEDELSNATIDPKTGDLGDIKIEELPGREHLNEPGNRDGQTRLIKDGQKVEAYQWSVSDGRWMKIGDVVGGSNQQTSKSVMYEGKEYDYVFTIDVNEGGPSMKLPYNVSEDPWLTAHNFLQKNDLSPMFLDQVANFIIENTKGHVVGAAQPDGGDPFTGGARYIPGSADGRPNFGGDPFTGSGRYIPGSGPSSVAPEGVSDPFTGGGAYSSAKCTNIYFPKTDGVTFEQANISQIVGKLKELNAGAPQEHKLSGDFLESLERLLVSVCGPNEGPPTIQQINLLWKASHWPEDIVFPVLDILRLAVRHPQVNESLCGEAEGVQLCNHLLSLMRPEGRAANQMLALRILCNCFSRRHGQALLMAQREAVLSRAADLAAVCNKNIHIALATLVLNYAGCLHNQPDLEAKAQCLSVASRALETVQDKEAVFRLLVALGTTVASDQTAQDLARSLGVGAQISLYATVSDPSKLGECCQLLLKELQ, via the exons ATGGAGGAAAACACGGCCCCATCCAACTCTTACAGACTCAGATGCTCCATTCCCGGCCACGAAATGGACGTTCGGGGGCTCGCAGCTGCTGTTTTCTCGGAAGGAGCGTTCGTTTCTGTTTCCAGAGACCGGACCGGAAGGATCTGGGTCCCAAACTCAAG CCCGGACAACGGTTTCACGGAGATGCAATGTATGTCCGGCCACTCGAATTTTGTATCGTGCGTATGCGTCATCGCACCGAGTGAAATGTACCCCCGAGGACTCATCGCCACCGGGGGGAACGATAATAACATTTGCGTATTCACAGTGGACCAACCACAGCCCTTGTACACTCTAAAAGGTCACAAAAACACAG TTTGTACTTTGTCTTCTGGTAAGTTCGGGACACTTTTGAGTGGCTCTTGGGACACCAGCGCCAAAGTGTGGCTGAGTGAGAAGTGCATGATGACGCTGCAG GGCCATTCCGCGGCAGTGTGGGCAGTGGCCATGTTGCCCGAACAAGGACTCATGCTGTCTGCGTCGGCGGACAAAACCATAAAGCTTTGGAAAGCCGGACAATGCGAGAGGACGTTTACAG GCCACGAGGACTGCGTACGGGGACTTGTAGTCATCAGCAGCACTGAGTTCTTCTCTTGCAGCAATGACACCAGCATCAGGCGGTGGCTGGTGACAGGCGAATGTGCGCAGGTGTACTACGGCCACACAAACTACATCTACAGCATTGCCGTCTTCCCTAATAGTCGAG ATTTTGTGAGCACAGGAGAGGACCGGACTCTGCGAATCTGGAGGAGCGGGGAGTGTACGCAGACTCTCCGCCTGCCCACTCAGTCGGTGTGGTGCTGCTGCATCCTACCCAATGGCGACATTGCCGTCGGTGCGAG CGATGGCATCATCCGAGTGTTTACTGAGGCCGAGGACCGCATGGCGAGCGCAGGGGACCTTCAGGCTTTTGAGGATGAGCTCTCGAACGCCACCATCGACCCCAAGACGGGAGACCTCGGAGACATCAAAATCGAGGAGCTTCCTGGGCGGGAACATCTGAACGAGCCTG GGAATCGCGATGGACAGACACGGCTGATTAAAGACGGGCAGAAGGTGGAGGCGTACCAGTGGAGTGTCAGCGACGGTCGCTGGATGAAAATCGGCGATGTCGTCGGGGGCTCAAACCAGCAGACGTCCAAAAGTGTCATGTATGAAGGAAAG GAGTACGATTATGTCTTCACAATTGACGTGAACGAGGGCGGTCCGTCCATGAAGCTGCCTTACAACGTGTCCGAGGACCCCTGGCTGACGGCGCACAACTTTTTGCAGAAGAACGACCTCAGTCCCATGTTCCTGGACCAGGTTGCCAATTTCATCATCGAAAACACCAAAGGACACGTGGTGGGAGCCGCGCAGCCCGATGGTGGTGACCCGTTCACTG GAGGAGCTCGGTACATCCCCGGGTCCGCGGACGGACGGCCGAATTTTGGAGGCGATCCGTTCACAG GCTCTGGTCGTTACATCCCAGGCTCCGGCCCTAGCTCGGTTGCTCCTGAAGGTGTGTCAGATCCCTTCACAG GTGGAGGTGCTTATTCTTCAGCGAAATGCACCAACATTTACTTCCCCAAGACTGATGGCGTGACCTTTGAGCAAGCCAATATTTCTCAAATTGTTG GCAAGCTGAAAGAGCTGAACGCAGGGGCCCCTCAGGAGCACAAACTCTCTGGAGACTTCCTAGAAAGTCTGGAAAGGCTGCTGGTCTCCGTCTGTGGCCCAAACGAGGGCCCGCCGACAATTCAACAGATCAACCTCCTCTGGAAAGCCTCCCACTGGCCTGAAG ATATTGTGTTTCCAGTCCTGGACATTCTAAGGCTGGCTGTGCGCCACCCGCAGGTCAATGAGAGCCTGTGCGGCGAGGCAGAGGGCGTCCAGCTGTGCAACCACCTCCTGAGCCTGATGAGGCCCGAGGGCCGCGCCGCCAATCAGATGCTGGCGCTGAGGATCCTGTGCAACTGCTTCAGCCGCAGGCACGGCCAAGCGCTCCTCATGGCCCAGCGCGAAGCCGTGCTGTCGCGGGCCGCCGACTTGGCCGCCGTGTGCAATAAGAACATCCACATCGCTCTGGCCACACTGGTGCTGAACTACGCCGGCTGCCTGCACAATCAACCCGACCTGGAGGCCAAAGCGCAGTGCCTGTCTGTGGCCAGCCGGGCGCTCGAGACCGTTCAGGACAAGGAAGCTGTGTTTCGACTGCTGGTTGCGCTGGGAACCACCGTGGCCTCCGACCAAACGGCCCAGGACCTGGCCCGCTCCCTGGGGGTCGGCGCGCAAATTTCCCTATACGCAACCGTATCTGATCCCTCCAAGCTCGGTGAGTGTTGTCAGCTGCTTTTAAAAGAACTCCAATGA